The Butyrivibrio sp. AE3004 genome contains a region encoding:
- a CDS encoding PF20097 family protein, translating to MNCPKCGKEMRTGFVEAKSAGSLTQAFTQVTWYPEEYKGKFIKREPVTLSLQAEGQYCDECMTVFASFNQR from the coding sequence ATGAATTGTCCTAAGTGCGGAAAAGAAATGAGAACAGGATTTGTCGAGGCAAAGAGTGCAGGAAGTCTTACGCAAGCTTTTACACAGGTTACCTGGTATCCTGAGGAATATAAAGGCAAATTTATTAAGAGGGAACCAGTAACACTTTCATTGCAAGCGGAAGGTCAATATTGTGATGAGTGCATGACTGTGTTTGCAAGTTTTAATCAGAGATAA
- a CDS encoding helix-turn-helix domain-containing protein produces MLDMNKVARNIKNARTKKNMTQLELADIVGVSYQAVSNWERGNSMPDIGKISDIAKALDMDVAELLGDDKETSIIKKVIENSEESLTAEELTEVAPMLQPMELKKKVKKISEEGALNLHALVGFAPFLDDEYLDEIAARIDTAQIKDLIALAPFLSSDTLIGISKKIDSSNINDLVSLAPFLPKEALDDVISRMDADDFDNITSLAPFLSKETLDKIVDKAIDKGNVSELTGIACFLGKDSLKKITEFLLKSDDAKGMAKFAMFFSE; encoded by the coding sequence ATGTTAGATATGAATAAAGTAGCAAGGAATATAAAGAATGCCAGGACAAAGAAGAATATGACCCAGCTTGAACTTGCTGATATTGTGGGAGTAAGCTATCAGGCAGTATCAAATTGGGAGCGTGGTAATTCCATGCCGGATATTGGAAAGATTTCTGATATAGCTAAGGCTCTTGATATGGATGTTGCGGAGCTTCTCGGAGATGATAAGGAGACTTCCATTATAAAAAAAGTTATTGAGAATTCTGAGGAATCACTTACTGCAGAAGAGCTGACAGAAGTTGCACCAATGCTTCAGCCCATGGAACTTAAGAAAAAGGTAAAGAAGATTTCGGAAGAAGGGGCTCTTAACCTACATGCTCTTGTAGGATTTGCTCCATTTCTTGACGATGAATATCTCGATGAAATTGCGGCAAGAATTGACACTGCTCAGATAAAGGATCTGATAGCCTTAGCTCCATTTTTATCAAGCGATACACTTATCGGCATTTCAAAAAAGATAGACTCATCAAATATCAATGACCTTGTTTCGCTTGCACCATTCCTGCCTAAAGAGGCGCTCGATGATGTGATTTCCAGAATGGATGCTGACGATTTTGATAACATAACTTCACTGGCACCTTTCCTGTCAAAAGAAACACTGGACAAAATAGTTGATAAAGCCATAGATAAAGGTAATGTTTCAGAACTTACAGGAATAGCATGTTTCCTTGGTAAAGATTCGCTGAAGAAGATAACGGAATTCCTGCTAAAGTCTGATGATGCAAAAGGCATGGCGAAATTTGCAATGTTTTTTTCGGAATGA